The DNA sequence TCCTAGCAGAGCTGATCTTGCTCATCCTCTTCTTTGTCTACATGGACAAGGTGAGCCCACGGACCTCACtgccctgggggcgggggcgggcccgGCTGGCAGGTGGTATTAACACCTGCCAGGGAAGAGGGTGGAGCCAGGAGCTAGGAAAGCCCCAGATGGAGAGCTTGCTGGGAGCAGCCCGGGGCAGACAAGTTTGGGGGGATGAGGGGCTCATTACTCTGTGCAGCCTTAGGAGGTGGAGTCCTCTCAATCACCAGGGACGGCCACAGGTGGCCTGTGGCTTCAGTGAGCTCCCACTGCTGGGTGTATTCAAGCCacgtggaggagggaggggttcAGACCTTCGCAGGGAGCTGGGCTGAGTGATTCGAGAGCCCCCGTCAGAGACGAGGAGGGCCCCCAGCCGACACTGGGGAGCAACACAGAGGCACAGGCAGCCACGCCTCCTTCCCCAGagcctgctgtgggccaggcagcGCTCCTGGGCTCAGCTGTGCCTCAGGCCCAGGAGGATGGCGGGGTGACCCCTACGGTCTCGCCAGGCGGGACATTCACAGCCAGACTGGAGGGCGTTTCTGTCGGCACTGGTGAGGGTGGCCGGCCACGCAGGTGCTCTCAGCGCAGGCCTGTGCCAGTGTCCGTCCTGGCGTGGTCACCCAAGCCACACTGAAGTTAGAGGCATCGTTAGGAGTAGAAACGGTAGCTCTTTAGCTTtgtgaaagagaagaaacagcaaCATGGAGACTGCTCTTTACTGGCCCTGTTCTTGGCTCTTTGTAAGAATTGTTTCCTTCATTGGCACCTCGACCCCCGAGGTGGCTGCTGTTATTTCAGTGTCACAGGTAAAGCACAGGTGGGAGAGGTCAAGGTACTTGCTCATGAGGGGTGGGCCTAAAACGACCTATCTGTCCCCTCTCGTTGCCAGGGTGTCTGGAGAGGGGCAGTCTGTGGGGAGGACgttgtgtgtgtccggggggtgggggggctgggggCACAAAGTGACAGGTGGGTGTGGCTGGCGCTGGGACGGGGTTGGAGGTGtgctgcctctgctgctgctCTTGGTGGCACAGCCCGCCCTGAGAGTTCAGCTCTTCTGGGAGGCGGTGACTACACTGGGGCCTGGTGAAGGGCGAAGCTGGGAGTGTGAGCTTGTCCCCCTCTGTCCCGCCGGGCTGCAGAGCCCCAGACCAGCTGCCTCCCCTGCCTGTTTCCCCTGTGTCACCAGCAGGCCCAGGTGACCtgggtgggctggggagaggatTTGCATCCTGGTCCCAACCAACCTGTCGTGTCCCTTGACCTGGCAGGTGAATGAGAACGCCAAGAAGGACCTGAAAGAAGGGCTGCTGCTGTACAACACCGAGAACAACGTGGGGCTCAAGAACGCCTGGAACATCATCCAGGCCGAGGTGAGGGTTGGTCGGGCGCTCTGGGTGAGGCCGGGCGGCAGGAGGGGGCGGCCCGGGCCTGAGTTGGGCGCTTTCTGGATTTTAACCTGGAACAGTGTCAGGGTACAGCCCCACTGGGCGCTTCCTGGATTTTAGTCCAGAACAGGGTGGAGGTGCAGCCCCACTGGGCGCTTTCTGGATTTTAGTTCGGAATAGGGTGGGGGTGCAGCGCCACTGGGGCATTTGCCTGAACTGCTGggccagacacagacacagataaAGCTGGAGAGGGATGAGGACACAGGAGTGGGCAGGCCTGGGGGAGATGTGTGTGGCTGAGCTATGGGACAAATGACAGGGTTTATTTTAGATTGGCCGCTCTGACTGTGCTTGGTTCAGGAAGGGAGTCTCTCATTCTAAGAGGAAATCAAGTCCCTACGCCCAGATGCCCCGATCTAAGCCCTGCAGAGGGGTCGGCAGGTGGCCAGCTGGCAGCCAGCTTGGGGTGGTCCACAGAGAAAAGGGGGAGGTGCCGGCAGGCGCATGCAGGGCTGAGCTCCTGGCTGGGGTCCAGGCCGCATCACTCCCCCGCTCTGGTCTCTAGGGAGGAGCAGTCACTCACGTCCCCCGTGGGCCTGGCTAAGGGACAAGCAGAGGCCCCTGGTCTCCTCCCCGAACTCCAGGGTGGTGGCTtttgtggggcagggggaggaggggcgggcTTGCTGGGTCTGACTACCCCTCTCCGCCCCGCGGGCAGATGCGCTGCTGTGGCGTCACCGACTACACGGACTGGTACCCGGTGCTGGGGGAGAACACGGTTCCCGACCGCTGCTGCATGGAGAACTCGCAGGGCTGTGGGCGTAACGCCACCACCCCCTTGTGGAGGACGGTGAGGCGGGAGGCTGCTTCCTGGGTCTGCTCGTGTGGCCACGGCCTGGCCAGAGACCTgcgggagtgggggtgggaactGGCCTGATGGCGGTGGGGGGAGGCGCAGGACTGAAGCCCAAAGGCAGGTGGGAGATGGGGCTGGACCCACGGTTGGGAGAGTGGGTGGGCAAGGGGCTGAGCGGGGGCTGTGCAGGCTTTGCAGGTGCACccgtgggggcagggcctgcTCGGAGGGGCCAGGGGGTCAGGGGGTAAGAGCAAGGAAGGGGCGGGCGGGCTGGGCTGGACCCTGACCTGAGGGCCTCGCTCCCCAGGGCTGCTACGAGAAGGTGAAGACGTGGTTCGAGGACAACAAGCACGTGCTGGGCACGGTGGGGATGTGCGTCCTTGTCATGCAGGTAGGGGACATCCCGAGCCCAGGGCGGGAGAGGAAGCAGGGGACATACACAGCTGGTTGGGACGTGCGGGGTGTGTGCAACTGTGTAAGCGCTTTCAGGCTGAGCCCCAGCCTGCCGTCCTCCTGCAGAGCGCAGGCATGAGAGCGAGATTCCACCCCGTGCCCACGGTGTGGCCAGGGTCACCTGCCACGGGCCCCCAGTTATGCCCAAACCTTGGGCCGTGAGGGCCATGGAATGCACACACAGTGGCCCTGTCACCGTCTCTGTGGTTTGTGCACGTGGCACGCTATCTGCGGTGGCTGTGAGGCCACGGCTGGATTCCTTCTGCCTCCTGCGCTTCTCTGAGTCCCCACCCCTTTTGGGCATCAGGAGTGGAGGGGCACGGACAGGTACTAACTTCGCCCTCAGCACAGCATCATCGGCGGCCCAAGACGGCACTTCATGTGTTCCGGAACCAGACCGGAGCAGCTGGGCATGCGTCTTTAGGGGTCTCTGCCACCGTCCTCTCCCCACCTCGGCTCCTGTTGGCTCCTACTTTGGGCATTCGGTGCCCACGGCAGCCCTCCGAAGGGGGTGCTAGTGCACCTGGGGGTGGATGGCTTCTGCACAGCAGCCCCACCCAGGGGCTGAGCCGGAGTTGACCTGTGCACGGTCCGAGCCGGGTCACCAGGGTGACCTCCTCTGTTCACCGCTGTCTTCGTGCCTTTTCCCAGCACACCAGGGTTACCTCCCTGCTGGAGGCGCCCTGTGACATCCCAGGGCTTGCAGGGCGGAGGTCAGACCCTCGTTGCTGGAGTTTCTGCTCAGGCCCCACCCCGTGTCTTTCAGATCCTGGGCATGGCGTTCTCCATGACCCTCTTCCAGCACATCCACCGGACGGGGAAAAAGTACGACGCGTGAGCGCTGACCGGGAGCGGCCTGTCCCCCGACGCTCCGTGGGAGGAAGAGGATTTGAGCTTTGTGTCGCCTGCCTGCACTCTCCAGACTGTGCCCCtgcacccacccacccagccggccctcccccacccaccgccTCAGCCTCAGACTCTGGGTGGGTGGAGAGCCAGGGAGGCAGGGCCTGCGGAGACCTGGGCCACGGCGCCGCTTCCTGCACCTGCATCTGTGCATTTGCCAAAGACGACGGGGTGACGACGGGGTGACGACGGGGTGGGCTGGGGACGCGCTCAGGAGGAACCCGCAGCACTGATGGGTTTCTGCGCCTGCCCTTCCTCACACTGACACTTTGTCCCTGCGTGGGGTGGGGCCCGGTGGAGAGACCGCCCCAGTGGGGCCACTGCCGTCCACGGCCGCCGTGGGAGAGTTGGCGGGGCGGGGTCTGACCGCCTTCAAGCAAGGCCCCTGGAGCATCGCGCCCAGGCTTTTTATACCTGACAGtgtagcttttttattttattttactctgatTATGATTATTCAGGAATATTATCTCAgataagtttagggttagctttctgatttataactttttactGTGTTGATTTCTTTAAtggtttgctttttttcccccgagGGTGGGGGACAGGTGGGAAGAGAGGACATCTGTCCAGGTTCAGTCGGCACAAACCACTGTGTGACCCCGAGAGGCTCTTGCCTAGAAcgggctgaggaggagggagcCGGGGTGGACAGGAGCTGGGAAGTGGCGGGCGAGTGCAGCGGCGTGGAGAGCAGCCCACACAGGGCGGTGGTTTGCAGGGGTGTCCTGGGGGGGCTGGCGAAGGGCCTTGCCAGGAACGCGGCCAGAGCTGGCAGGGTCTTGTGCTTAGGCAGTTTCCGgtgttcttcctccttccttcctcctgccctctgctgTGTGGGAGGCCCCGTCACCCCGTGCGGGCGTCCCTGCCACAGGTTCTGCACACCTGGTCACTCTCACAGACATTCCTGCTCCACACTCTCAGACAAATACCTCTCTAGCTCGGATGCTGCTCACGTCTCCGTTGCTTCTGGAAGGGGACGCAGGCCTGGTGTTTCGCTGCCCAGGCAGCAGCAGAGGACCCGCGGCCATCGGGACGGGGAGGTGGAACCGGCGCCCACAGTCTCCCACCTGCTGGGGCGGGGGAAGGTGTCCATCCAGGTCCCAGGACCCTCCCGTCCTTCCCTGGGTTCACTGATGTCAGCAGGGAGCTGGGTGGCGATCACATCCTGCATGAACCCAGGGAGAAGAAGTACAGAGAACCCAAGAGAGGGCAGACTGGCTGTCACCTCACGGCGGTCCCAGGAGGAAGCAGCCCGAGTCAGGGCGTGTGCAGACTGGGCGTGGGATGAGCAACAGGACACCCCGCCCAGCGGATGCTGCCCCAGCTTAAGGTTGTGCAGTTAGGAGGAGTCCAGACTGCGGGACTGAGCTTGCCCAAGTTACCCGCTCGCTAGCAGGGCCGGCGCCCTCTGCCGGACGGGGCCTCGTGTGGCAGCTGCCTTTCTCCCTGCACCTCTCGGCTTGTTACCTGGTTTCCTGCTGGCCACAGGTCTCACCTCCAACCTCACCTGCCTATCCCAAGAGCTGAGGCACAGCCACCCAGCCAGCCAGTGACTCCTCCATCCACCTTAAGTAACATACAGATTGGGACCAGGAGGGCAGGACTTTGGGTGTGTTCAGGGTTCACGTTCTGGGGGGTGGCGGTGGAGAGCAGGGTAGGCCGGGAGAAGACAGCGTCCCGGGGACAGGAGTAGGGGTGCTGACGGAAGCCTAGGGCAGGTCCTGGGTGGACACGGGGCAGGCGCTCATTTGGATGAAACTGCCCTTCCCTCATGCTCTGGCCCGTCTTTCTGGTAAGGAGCTTCAGCTGCCTCCCCGGGATCCCCAAAATGTAGATTCCGGGGCAAACATGCCACTGCAGAGAGACGCTCAGCAAACGAGTATTTGAGTCGCACAGTGGGACCTGATGTGTAATGCATTTTGCtgtgggtgggctggggtgggttTGTTCATGCCTATcaatgcaatttttaatttttgttactgTCAACAGCAAAAGCCTAGCGCATTGAGAGGTGGGTAGCTTCCCTGGCGATCTTGTTTCTGGAGTGCTTCAGGGCGtcctctggctccagagcctttGCCACAGTTCCCCGCCTGCGCCAGCCCCCACCTCACCCATCTGTTTGCAGAGCCTTGCCCACGGCTCCCAGAACTGCCTTCTCACCTCGCCCTGTGCGTGGCTGTTGGTCACTTGGCCGAGTCTGCAGTGGGCAGAAGTCCCCATGCACAGGTTTCTTCCAAGCCCCTGGCCCATCCTGCCGATGGGTCCCCAGCTACGCAGAGGGCCATACCCGGTGACACCAGTGAAGGTGGCTCAGCATCTTCTCTGCTTCTCCTGACCATGATCTCGGTGGGGCAGAATTCCACCGGGGGAGCCCCCCTCCCTCACGGCTTCCCTTGCCAAAGCCAGAGTGCGTTCGATCAGGTCTGATGCAGGCGGTTTGGAGACTGTCACAGAGATTCCCTTGGGGTTTGCAGACGACTTCAGGGGAACGTCAGATGACGACTCCTTTCCCTGGGGCCCCCCCACAGCCGGGGTGAGCAGGCAGGGGCTGAGAGCTGCCCTCAGGAGGCTGGCCGCAGGTGTCGGGGTGCAAGTCTCCCCACGCACTTGAGCTGGGGCTTCCCCACTGCCTGCACCCTGGGCTCCTGGAGGGGCTGCTGACCCCACCCCGACACTCTTGTGGATGTTCTGGTTTGACTTGGCACTAGGTGCGTCCCTCCTGGCGTGGAAGTCCAGGTGGGTGGCCATCCAGGTGGACGGAAGTGACcgtcccctcctctccagcccctgcccacccaaGGGTGGAGGTGCTAACTAGCAGGGACATGGCACAGGACGGGAGCTGGGCGCCAGGTGCTTGGGGTCCATTCTTGTCCCTCAGCTCCTCAGAGTCCGGCCGGCCCCTGTGTGTCcccgtcccccctcccccactgcagtGAGGCAGCAGtccagggtggggcccagcctccctgcccgCCCGCCCCGGGCAACACGGGAGAGCAGGGAGCACACGCTTGTTGGTTTCAGATGCACTTTTCTGCTTGCGATGCCGTATCTGTGCGTTTCCTTCATCCTGGTCCTGGCTTTATTGAAC is a window from the Eulemur rufifrons isolate Redbay chromosome 16, OSU_ERuf_1, whole genome shotgun sequence genome containing:
- the TSPAN9 gene encoding tetraspanin-9 isoform X2, translated to MRDGLKRGVGTGKTGLEFKKCNMARGCLCCLKYMMFLFNLIFWLCGCGLLGVGIWLSVSQGNFATFSPSFPSLSAANLIIAIGTIVMVTGFLGCLGAIKENKCLLLSFFIVLLIILLAELILLILFFVYMDKVNENAKKDLKEGLLLYNTENNVGLKNAWNIIQAEMRCCGVTDYTDWYPVLGENTVPDRCCMENSQGCGRNATTPLWRTGCYEKVKTWFEDNKHVLGTVGMCVLVMQILGMAFSMTLFQHIHRTGKKYDA
- the TSPAN9 gene encoding tetraspanin-9 isoform X3, with translation MARGCLCCLKYMMFLFNLIFWLCGCGLLGVGIWLSVSQGNFATFSPSFPSLSAANLIIAIGTIVMVTGFLGCLGAIKENKCLLLSFFIVLLIILLAELILLILFFVYMDKVNENAKKDLKEGLLLYNTENNVGLKNAWNIIQAEMRCCGVTDYTDWYPVLGENTVPDRCCMENSQGCGRNATTPLWRTGCYEKVKTWFEDNKHVLGTVGMCVLVMQILGMAFSMTLFQHIHRTGKKYDA